From Coffea arabica cultivar ET-39 chromosome 2e, Coffea Arabica ET-39 HiFi, whole genome shotgun sequence, the proteins below share one genomic window:
- the LOC113731747 gene encoding protein transport protein Sec61 subunit beta-like — protein MALGGAAPQRGTAAAAAANTRRRRPSSSGAAGGAGGTMLQFYTDDAPGLKISPNVVLVMSIGFIAFVAILHVMGKLYFVRREA, from the coding sequence ATGGCATTGGGTGGGGCAGCTCCACAAAGAGGAACTGCAGCGGCTGCTGCTGCAAACACGCGTCGGAGGAGGCCAAGCAGCAGCGGGGCTGCAGGAGGAGCAGGTGGTACCATGCTTCAATTTTACACAGATGATGCTCCAGGGCTCAAGATTTCTCCCAATGTTGTGCTTGTCATGAGCATTGGTTTCATAGCATTTGTTGCAATTCTTCATGTCATGGGTAAGCTGTACTTTGTCCGTAGGGAGGCTTAA